A single window of Luteipulveratus halotolerans DNA harbors:
- a CDS encoding ATP-dependent helicase — MRRAADPTAVLPVLDGVQREAVEFDGRALTVLGAPGTGKTTTAVEMVVEAVARGVRPEHCLLLSPTRVAAGALRDRVTSRLAGTTTEPVSRTHQALGFGLLRQAASLRGLPAPRLLNGPEQDVVLKELLEGYATGLAPEPPWPAYVREALPTRGFRAELRDLLMRAVEHGQESDDLRRLGVEHDRPEWVAAAQVLDDYDEVTALSRPGAYDPAWILGSAADLLLEDDEALRRVRDSVRFVVVDDAQELTSAAARLLRVVVGPQTQVRLVADPDTTVQGFRGADPRLFGTLATEWGADEVRRLQVSYRQPEALRAVSERVSARIGAVSGALHRETQTRSGGVVEVALLRAVSQEAAHVAGLLRRAHLIDNVAWSDMAVIVRGQGRTGSLRRALAASGVPVAVPPTTVPLRDEPAVRPFLTLIEVALRLAAEPPTDPDQAGESALPITPEVATDVLTSPLGAADAVALRRMRRALRSVELESGGSRTGDELLAASVLDPAQLTLHGPEVAPARRVARVVQAGVTAARVDNATAETVLWAMWQASGLAEPWSSAALAGGPAGARADRDLDAVVALFGAAAAYVDRLPQSGPADFLEHVRGQDVPGDTLVARAPDDECVSLMTPAGAAGREWHTVVVAGVQEGVWPDLRLRGSLLGSERLVDVLTERGSTLRAAQAAVRYDETRQFLVACSRARERLVVTAVRSEDEQPSVYLDIVDPLDVQGDSSHDELREFTDVQRPMTLQAAVAELRREVAVGDDEQRAEAAAALSRLAREHVPGADPASWWALTELSDDRPLRRPDQLVGVSPSKVDQFATCGLNWLLTTCGGEGPDVGAATLGTLVHEVAAELGDTEPERMHDVLDERWPRLGLGEGWISERKRQEAHRMLDRLADYLDSAAAMGWRKAAVEIAFDVEVGRARLRGRVDRLEQHDEHGLRIIDLKTGSSKPTKDQLTEHPQLGAYQVAVAEGGFDEGDVAGGAALVQLGKAGLKGRADVQAQPAIEPGDEHSWAHDVVRATADGMGAATFVATVSDRCGVCPVRRSCPLQPEGQAI; from the coding sequence ATGCGACGCGCCGCCGACCCCACGGCCGTGCTGCCCGTCCTCGACGGCGTCCAGCGCGAGGCGGTCGAGTTCGACGGCCGGGCCCTGACCGTGCTGGGTGCTCCGGGCACGGGCAAGACCACCACCGCCGTCGAGATGGTGGTCGAGGCCGTGGCCCGCGGCGTACGACCCGAGCACTGCCTGCTGCTCTCGCCGACCCGTGTGGCAGCCGGCGCGCTGCGTGACAGGGTCACGTCGCGGCTCGCGGGCACGACCACCGAGCCGGTGTCGCGCACTCACCAGGCTCTCGGGTTCGGGCTCCTGCGCCAGGCCGCCTCGTTGCGTGGCCTGCCGGCGCCGCGGCTGCTCAACGGGCCTGAGCAGGACGTCGTGCTCAAGGAGCTGCTCGAGGGCTATGCCACCGGTCTCGCGCCGGAGCCGCCATGGCCGGCGTACGTGCGAGAAGCGTTGCCCACCAGGGGTTTTCGGGCCGAGCTGCGCGATCTGCTGATGAGGGCGGTCGAGCACGGACAGGAGTCCGACGACCTGCGCAGGCTCGGTGTCGAGCACGACCGGCCCGAGTGGGTGGCGGCGGCGCAGGTGCTCGACGACTACGACGAGGTGACAGCGCTGTCGCGCCCGGGGGCGTACGACCCGGCCTGGATCCTCGGGTCGGCTGCCGACCTGCTGCTCGAGGACGACGAGGCGCTGCGGCGCGTGCGCGACAGCGTGCGGTTCGTCGTCGTCGACGACGCCCAGGAGCTGACCTCCGCTGCTGCGCGGCTGCTGCGCGTGGTCGTCGGCCCGCAGACCCAGGTGCGGCTGGTGGCCGACCCCGACACCACGGTGCAGGGTTTTCGCGGTGCCGACCCGCGGCTGTTCGGCACGCTCGCGACCGAGTGGGGTGCCGACGAGGTACGCCGGCTGCAGGTCTCGTACAGGCAGCCCGAGGCACTGCGCGCGGTCAGCGAACGCGTGAGCGCGCGCATCGGCGCCGTGAGCGGCGCGCTGCACCGCGAGACGCAGACCCGCAGTGGCGGCGTGGTCGAGGTCGCGCTGCTGCGCGCGGTGTCGCAGGAGGCCGCGCACGTCGCGGGCCTGCTGAGGCGGGCTCACCTGATCGACAACGTCGCCTGGAGCGACATGGCGGTCATCGTGCGCGGGCAGGGCCGTACGGGCTCGCTGCGCCGCGCGCTCGCGGCGTCCGGAGTGCCCGTCGCGGTGCCGCCCACGACCGTGCCGCTGCGCGACGAGCCCGCCGTCCGACCGTTCCTCACCCTGATCGAGGTGGCTCTGCGGCTCGCCGCAGAGCCACCTACGGACCCCGACCAGGCGGGTGAGTCGGCCCTGCCGATCACACCCGAGGTCGCGACGGACGTGCTGACCTCACCGCTCGGGGCCGCCGACGCCGTCGCGCTGCGGCGGATGCGGCGCGCGCTGCGCAGCGTCGAGCTCGAGTCGGGCGGCAGCCGCACGGGTGACGAGCTGCTCGCGGCGTCCGTGCTCGACCCTGCTCAGCTGACGCTGCACGGCCCGGAGGTCGCGCCCGCGCGCAGGGTCGCCAGGGTCGTCCAGGCCGGTGTCACGGCTGCGCGTGTCGACAACGCCACCGCCGAGACCGTGCTGTGGGCGATGTGGCAGGCGTCGGGCCTGGCCGAGCCGTGGTCGTCCGCGGCGCTCGCGGGTGGCCCGGCCGGTGCCCGGGCCGACCGCGACCTCGACGCGGTCGTGGCGCTGTTCGGTGCGGCGGCGGCGTACGTCGACCGGTTGCCCCAGTCGGGGCCTGCCGACTTCCTCGAGCACGTTCGTGGGCAGGACGTGCCGGGTGACACGCTCGTCGCCCGCGCGCCCGACGACGAGTGCGTCTCGCTCATGACTCCGGCCGGCGCGGCGGGGCGCGAGTGGCACACCGTCGTGGTCGCCGGCGTCCAGGAAGGCGTCTGGCCCGACCTTCGGCTGCGCGGTTCGCTGCTCGGATCCGAGCGCCTCGTCGACGTGCTCACCGAGCGCGGCAGCACGCTGCGGGCCGCGCAGGCCGCGGTGCGCTACGACGAGACGCGGCAGTTCCTCGTCGCCTGCTCGCGCGCCCGTGAGCGTCTGGTCGTGACGGCGGTGCGCTCCGAGGACGAGCAGCCCTCGGTCTACCTCGACATCGTCGATCCCCTTGACGTGCAAGGAGATTCGTCTCACGACGAGCTGCGCGAGTTCACCGATGTGCAGCGTCCGATGACGTTGCAGGCGGCCGTGGCCGAGCTGCGCCGCGAGGTCGCGGTCGGCGACGACGAACAGCGTGCCGAAGCCGCCGCCGCGCTGTCCCGGCTCGCCCGCGAGCACGTCCCGGGCGCTGATCCGGCGTCGTGGTGGGCGCTCACCGAGCTGTCCGACGACCGACCGCTGCGGCGGCCCGACCAGCTCGTCGGGGTGTCGCCGTCCAAGGTCGACCAGTTCGCCACCTGCGGGCTCAACTGGCTGCTCACGACGTGCGGTGGCGAGGGGCCCGACGTCGGTGCGGCCACGCTCGGCACGCTCGTCCACGAGGTCGCCGCCGAGCTCGGTGACACCGAGCCCGAGCGCATGCACGACGTGCTCGACGAGCGGTGGCCGCGGCTGGGCCTGGGCGAGGGATGGATCTCCGAGCGCAAGCGCCAGGAGGCGCACCGCATGCTCGACCGGCTCGCCGACTACCTCGACAGCGCGGCGGCCATGGGCTGGCGCAAGGCCGCGGTCGAGATCGCCTTCGACGTCGAGGTCGGACGGGCACGGCTGCGCGGTCGTGTCGACCGGCTCGAGCAGCACGACGAGCACGGGCTGCGGATCATCGACCTCAAGACCGGCAGTAGCAAGCCCACCAAGGACCAGCTGACCGAGCACCCCCAGCTCGGCGCCTACCAGGTCGCGGTGGCCGAGGGCGGGTTCGACGAGGGCGACGTCGCGGGTGGCGCGGCGCTGGTCCAGCTCGGCAAGGCCGGCCTCAAGGGCCGTGCCGACGTGCAGGCGCAGCCGGCCATCGAGCCGGGTGACGAGCACTCGTGGGCCCACGACGTCGTACGCGCCACGGCCGACGGGATGGGCGCGGCCACCTTCGTCGCGACGGTGAGTGATCGCTGTGGTGTCTGCCCCGTACGCCGGTCGTGCCCGCTCCAGCCCGAGGGGCAGGCGATCTGA
- a CDS encoding ATP-dependent DNA helicase has protein sequence MAPSYTALDLATALGNPPPTPEQRAVIEAPLRPLLVVAGAGSGKTETMASRVVWLVANRFVEPDQVLGLTFTRKAAGELAERIGKRLRRLRHEGLWTPTVDDDGTEGLGDIPSVSTYHSYAGRLVGEHGLRLGVEPESRMLSEAAAWQYASEVVQRYDGPMERIEFAESTITAAVVALAGEMAEHLLRPEQVADYLDRVAAHVPTLPVTGRTRGTPPDATAMLARLAARRDLIPLVEAYGALKRRRSALDFSDQMALAAQLAEQFPVLGSLERQRFRAVLLDEFQDTSEAQMVLLKSLFVARGERVPVTAVGDPHQSIYGWRGASATTLSRYPHLFTDADGDAGVLPLSTSWRNDRGVLEVANLTAAPLRAASKVAVEVLHPRPDAGEGTIRAARFETTEAEATHVAEWVRARWFTPEGDRSGRTAAVLCRKRSQFPVVAEALTEAGLPVEIVGIGGLLTTPEVSDLVSLLWVVQDPSRGDRLMRLLTGPALRLGPADLDGLAAWSRHLAARDKPEVPRDQADIAPDSREQASLVEALDELPRPGWAGREGQHVSDVARGRLEGLAAAVRRLRGLTGLPLSDLAGEAERVLGLDIEVLSRPEHTATTARVHLDAFADVAAQFASSADRPTLGGFLAWLDAAEQEERGLDLGYLEVETDAVQVLTVHASKGLEWDVVAVPGLTEGTFPAHDARASWVPDAGDDGEGEWRMGTVKDKGWTSGLDGVPYDLRGDADGLPVLPWHSVEGTQELKDAFVRFHEDGGAHAVAEERRLAYVAFTRARRELLLTAPVWADGKTPRVTSRFVEELRSAGLLTVGEWAPMPVVPEGEKSVPNPRLAVALTATWPHDPLARRREQLADGALRVRRAIAEPPPLEQGLVPVDDRALEIDLLLRERDRARRPHEATVTVPRHLSASAVVALAADPEAFALELRRPMPHPPALAARRGTAFHAWVEQHYAQAALVDITEMPGASDPDADDDADLPAMKAHFLESEWAGRHPDAIEVAVETVVDDIAVRGRIDAVFRSGSDEFTIVDWKTGRPPAGEAARTKVLQLAAYRLAYARLRDVPVEQVDAAFYYAATGETVWPAMPDEDALRELLATIPR, from the coding sequence ATGGCACCCTCGTACACCGCGCTCGACCTCGCGACCGCGCTCGGCAACCCGCCGCCGACCCCCGAGCAGCGAGCCGTCATCGAGGCGCCGCTGCGGCCGCTGCTGGTGGTGGCGGGCGCAGGCTCGGGCAAGACCGAGACCATGGCGTCGCGCGTCGTGTGGCTCGTCGCCAACCGGTTCGTCGAGCCCGACCAGGTGCTCGGCCTGACGTTCACCCGCAAGGCTGCCGGCGAGCTGGCCGAACGCATCGGCAAACGGCTGCGACGCCTGCGTCATGAGGGGTTGTGGACCCCGACCGTCGATGACGACGGCACCGAGGGGCTCGGCGACATCCCGTCGGTCTCGACCTACCACTCCTACGCCGGACGGCTGGTCGGCGAGCACGGTCTGCGGCTCGGCGTCGAGCCCGAGTCACGGATGCTGTCCGAGGCCGCGGCCTGGCAGTACGCCAGTGAGGTCGTCCAGCGCTACGACGGCCCGATGGAGCGCATCGAGTTCGCCGAGAGCACGATCACCGCGGCGGTCGTCGCGCTCGCCGGTGAGATGGCCGAGCACCTGCTGCGACCCGAGCAGGTCGCCGACTACCTCGACCGCGTCGCAGCACACGTCCCGACGTTGCCGGTGACCGGCCGCACGCGGGGCACACCGCCCGACGCCACGGCCATGCTCGCCCGGCTCGCAGCACGGCGTGACCTGATCCCGCTGGTCGAGGCGTACGGCGCGCTGAAGCGTCGGCGTTCGGCTCTCGACTTCTCCGACCAGATGGCTCTGGCCGCTCAGCTCGCCGAGCAGTTCCCGGTGCTGGGTTCGCTTGAGCGCCAACGCTTTCGGGCGGTTCTGCTCGACGAGTTCCAGGACACCAGCGAAGCCCAGATGGTGCTCCTCAAGTCGTTGTTCGTCGCCCGCGGCGAGCGGGTGCCGGTCACAGCGGTCGGCGACCCGCACCAGTCGATCTACGGGTGGCGTGGTGCGTCGGCGACCACGCTGTCGCGCTACCCGCACCTGTTCACCGACGCAGACGGCGACGCCGGCGTGCTGCCCCTGTCGACGAGCTGGCGCAACGACCGTGGCGTGCTCGAGGTGGCCAACCTGACCGCGGCGCCGCTGCGGGCTGCGAGCAAGGTCGCGGTCGAGGTCCTGCACCCGAGGCCCGACGCCGGCGAGGGCACCATCCGGGCGGCCCGCTTCGAGACCACCGAGGCCGAGGCGACGCACGTCGCCGAGTGGGTCCGGGCGCGGTGGTTCACGCCCGAGGGAGACCGCTCCGGTCGTACGGCAGCGGTGCTGTGCCGCAAACGATCTCAGTTCCCGGTGGTGGCCGAGGCGCTCACCGAGGCCGGCCTGCCCGTCGAGATCGTGGGCATCGGCGGTCTGCTCACGACGCCCGAGGTCTCCGACCTGGTGAGTCTGCTCTGGGTCGTCCAGGACCCGAGCCGCGGCGACCGCTTGATGCGGCTGCTCACCGGCCCCGCGCTGCGGCTCGGCCCGGCCGACCTCGACGGCCTGGCCGCGTGGTCACGTCACCTCGCCGCCCGCGACAAGCCCGAGGTCCCTCGCGACCAGGCCGACATCGCGCCCGACTCACGCGAGCAGGCCTCGCTGGTCGAGGCGCTCGACGAGCTGCCCCGCCCCGGCTGGGCCGGTCGCGAGGGCCAGCACGTCAGCGACGTCGCGCGTGGGCGCCTCGAGGGCCTCGCCGCAGCCGTACGCCGACTGCGCGGTCTCACCGGCCTGCCGCTGTCCGATCTCGCGGGCGAGGCCGAGCGCGTCCTCGGTCTCGACATCGAGGTGCTGTCGCGCCCCGAGCACACGGCGACGACGGCGCGCGTCCACCTCGACGCGTTCGCCGACGTCGCCGCCCAGTTCGCATCCTCGGCGGACCGTCCGACCCTCGGTGGGTTCCTGGCCTGGCTCGACGCGGCCGAGCAGGAAGAACGCGGCCTCGACCTGGGCTACCTCGAGGTCGAGACCGATGCGGTGCAGGTGCTCACGGTCCACGCGTCCAAGGGGCTGGAGTGGGACGTCGTCGCGGTGCCCGGCCTCACCGAGGGCACGTTCCCCGCGCACGACGCCCGCGCGTCCTGGGTGCCCGACGCCGGTGACGACGGCGAGGGCGAGTGGCGCATGGGCACGGTCAAGGACAAGGGCTGGACCTCCGGGCTGGACGGCGTCCCGTACGACCTGCGCGGCGACGCCGACGGCCTCCCGGTGCTTCCGTGGCACAGCGTCGAAGGCACCCAGGAGCTCAAGGACGCGTTCGTGCGCTTCCACGAGGACGGCGGTGCGCACGCGGTGGCCGAGGAGCGCCGGCTCGCCTACGTCGCGTTCACGCGGGCCCGGCGCGAGCTGCTGCTCACGGCACCGGTGTGGGCCGACGGCAAGACACCACGGGTCACCTCCAGGTTCGTCGAGGAGCTGCGTTCGGCCGGTCTGCTCACGGTCGGTGAGTGGGCGCCGATGCCGGTCGTGCCGGAGGGCGAGAAGTCGGTGCCCAACCCCCGGCTCGCGGTGGCGTTGACGGCGACGTGGCCGCACGACCCGCTGGCGCGCCGACGCGAGCAGCTCGCCGACGGCGCACTGCGCGTACGACGGGCGATCGCCGAACCACCACCGCTGGAGCAGGGGCTCGTCCCGGTCGACGACCGGGCTCTGGAGATCGACCTGCTGCTGCGCGAACGCGATCGCGCTCGCCGTCCGCACGAGGCCACGGTCACCGTGCCGCGTCACCTGTCGGCATCAGCGGTCGTCGCTCTCGCGGCCGATCCCGAGGCGTTCGCGCTCGAGCTGCGTCGACCGATGCCGCACCCGCCGGCGCTCGCCGCGCGCCGAGGTACGGCGTTCCACGCGTGGGTCGAGCAGCACTACGCGCAGGCGGCGCTGGTCGACATCACCGAGATGCCCGGCGCCTCCGACCCCGACGCCGACGACGACGCCGACCTGCCTGCGATGAAGGCTCACTTCCTGGAGTCCGAGTGGGCCGGGCGTCATCCGGATGCGATCGAGGTCGCGGTCGAGACCGTGGTCGACGACATCGCCGTACGTGGCCGCATCGACGCCGTATTTCGTTCTGGCTCAGACGAATTCACGATCGTCGACTGGAAGACCGGGCGTCCGCCGGCCGGTGAGGCGGCGCGTACGAAGGTGCTCCAGCTCGCTGCGTATCGGCTCGCCTACGCCCGGTTGCGCGATGTGCCGGTCGAGCAGGTGGACGCCGCGTTCTACTACGCCGCGACGGGCGAGACCGTCTGGCCGGCGATGCCCGACGAAGACGCGCTGCGTGAGCTGCTCGCCACCATTCCCCGCTAG
- a CDS encoding ABC transporter substrate-binding protein, with protein sequence MPVSALLALSLTGCAIGAGTAAEPQKAADGRVTLRYQGSANAVTLPELAEDLGYFKHVRLKWVGNTINGPQDIQSAATGQTDFGGAFSGAVVKLIRAGAPVKAVVNYYGEDAKTFNGFYVKAGSPIRTPRDLIGKKIAVNTLGAHSEAVIDTYLTRNGLTKAEIDKVQLVVLPPNDTEQAIRRGQVDVGSLGGVLQDRAVAAGGLRSLFNDYQLFGSFNGGQYVLRNDFAAKNPEAAQDFVTGVAKAVEWERTTPRAQVIQRFTKIINERKRNESTASLKYWKSVGIPSQGGAVSDADYTRWTDWLDSSGIVPKGELDPKSLYTNEFNGLAKAGGQS encoded by the coding sequence ATGCCCGTTTCCGCCCTCCTCGCACTGTCGCTGACCGGCTGCGCGATCGGCGCCGGCACCGCGGCCGAGCCGCAGAAGGCTGCTGACGGCCGCGTCACCCTGCGTTATCAGGGCTCGGCGAACGCGGTCACCCTGCCCGAGCTCGCCGAGGACCTCGGCTACTTCAAGCACGTACGCCTCAAGTGGGTGGGCAACACGATCAACGGCCCGCAGGACATCCAGTCCGCCGCCACCGGTCAGACCGACTTCGGCGGCGCCTTCTCCGGTGCCGTCGTCAAGCTCATCCGAGCGGGAGCGCCGGTCAAGGCCGTCGTCAACTACTACGGCGAGGACGCCAAGACGTTCAACGGGTTCTACGTGAAGGCCGGCAGCCCGATCCGCACACCCCGTGACCTGATCGGCAAGAAGATCGCGGTCAACACGCTCGGCGCGCACTCCGAGGCCGTGATCGACACCTACCTCACCCGGAACGGGCTGACGAAGGCCGAGATCGACAAGGTGCAGCTGGTCGTGCTGCCGCCGAACGACACCGAGCAGGCGATCCGCCGCGGTCAGGTCGACGTCGGCTCCCTCGGCGGCGTCCTGCAGGACCGTGCTGTCGCCGCCGGGGGCCTGCGGAGCCTGTTCAACGACTACCAGCTGTTCGGGTCGTTCAACGGCGGGCAGTACGTCCTGCGCAACGACTTCGCGGCCAAGAACCCCGAAGCCGCCCAGGACTTCGTCACCGGTGTCGCCAAGGCCGTCGAGTGGGAGCGCACGACACCACGGGCGCAGGTGATCCAGCGGTTCACGAAGATCATCAACGAGCGCAAGCGCAACGAGTCCACCGCGTCGCTGAAGTACTGGAAGAGCGTCGGCATCCCGTCCCAGGGCGGCGCTGTCAGCGACGCGGACTACACCCGTTGGACCGACTGGCTCGACAGCAGCGGCATCGTGCCGAAGGGCGAGCTCGACCCGAAGTCGTTGTACACCAACGAGTTCAACGGTCTCGCGAAGGCCGGAGGCCAGTCGTGA
- the ssuE gene encoding NADPH-dependent FMN reductase: MARIAAISSSPSSTSRTDAVLGTVTDSLTRTGHSISPIVLRDLPADALLRADTNDADVAHAVQTLTSSDAVIVTTPVYKASFGGLLKVFLDLPQYALQGKAVLPLATGGTPAHVLVVDYALRPVLSSLGATHITPGWFVLSQHVAIDADGAVTVDDASGAPLREVTDGFAQAIARLDPVVRQHVAVA; this comes from the coding sequence ATGGCTCGTATCGCCGCGATCTCCAGCAGTCCGAGCTCAACCTCACGCACCGACGCCGTCCTCGGCACCGTCACCGACTCCCTCACCCGTACCGGCCACAGCATCAGCCCGATCGTGCTGCGCGACCTGCCGGCCGACGCGCTGCTGCGTGCGGACACGAACGACGCGGACGTCGCCCATGCGGTGCAGACCCTGACCTCCTCCGACGCCGTGATCGTCACGACGCCGGTCTACAAGGCCTCCTTCGGTGGGCTGCTCAAGGTCTTCCTCGACCTGCCCCAGTACGCCCTCCAGGGCAAGGCGGTCCTGCCGCTGGCCACGGGCGGTACGCCGGCGCACGTGCTGGTCGTCGACTACGCCCTGCGTCCGGTGCTCTCCAGCCTCGGCGCCACCCACATCACCCCCGGCTGGTTCGTGCTGTCCCAGCACGTCGCGATCGACGCCGACGGTGCGGTCACGGTCGACGACGCCTCGGGCGCACCTCTGCGCGAGGTCACCGACGGCTTCGCCCAGGCGATCGCCCGGCTCGACCCGGTCGTACGCCAGCACGTCGCCGTCGCCTGA
- a CDS encoding putative leader peptide, whose translation MSTALMTRTLCRRRHVDLLRVSSALCRD comes from the coding sequence ATGAGCACAGCCCTCATGACTCGCACTCTGTGCCGTCGTCGGCACGTCGACCTGCTGCGCGTGTCGAGCGCGCTCTGTCGCGACTGA